DNA sequence from the Leopardus geoffroyi isolate Oge1 chromosome A3, O.geoffroyi_Oge1_pat1.0, whole genome shotgun sequence genome:
TTAGTGCCTTTAGCTCCCAGGGTGGCTGCTGCACTGAACCTCCCTTCTGGGAAGCCCAGAACTAGGTTTGCGGGAGCACAAGCAGGCGCATGGCAGTTACCTCCTGTCTGTTATGAGACCCTACTGTGTGCCGAAGCTCCTGGCTCTGACTCTCACAAGCCCCAGGATCGCCTCATTAACCACAGGAGCCACCAGCATCAGATGGGGTCCTGCTGGTTGAAGGGCACTGCCCGGCCACCCTCCCTTGGAAGGCCCTGAGAAGAAGAGGCAAGACCGGGCTGGGGTCCTGGCCACCTCCCAAGTCGGGGCTGACACCGCGGCAGGGGCATGAAGCCACTCACTGGGTCCTTATTCTCTTGGTCTGTTCTGGTCTCCCTGATGTCCCCGTTGTAGGCGGAGGTCCGCTGATCCTCGGCCGCACTCCGCTGCTGCCACAGGATGGCCTCTCCCTCATACTCCTTCCGGTACAGGTTGGTCCTATCCGACAGGCTGGCTCGCCGCACCACCTTcctgaggggagagaggaggtgcTAGAGGGCTGTGCCCAGGTGCCACGGGCAGGAGCATCCCCAGGGGCCAAGGCTGGCCGGCCCTGGCTCACCCACGGCTCCCGGCGCTGGAGGTCCTCCGGCTCAAGGACGATTTGTGTCTCAGCTGTGACTTCATGATCACGTCATGCTTGTGTTTTAGCTCCAGCAGCAGGACTTTGAACTCCTCCTCCTCACACAGGTCTGAAGGGGCAAAGGAGACTGTTGTGGGGAGCAGTGCAGGGGCCAGTGGCCCCTGAGGGCCCTCCAGGCCGCGGCAGCTGCCATCCCAACACCCTGAGAACTCCCAGCATCTTTTGGGGCATCatccagggaggaaagaaaacaatgccaGCCTTACTTCCTGGGCTACACCCTAATCCTTAGAGGATAAGAACAGGAACCCCAGGATCTGTACAGTCACAGCTCCTAAGGTTCCCAGCTATGGGAAGAGCCATCCCCCTTTGGTAGTTTCCAACAGGAGTCATCAACTCTCCAGCGATATAAGACACATCAAGAGAAACAAGCAAGTACTCTATGTAGTCCAAGCCCCAAATtacatgtatatcaaatcatataTACCTACCCATTCAATCCACCTAATCATTTCATTCATCTGACCCAGCCATCCATCCACAGATGTTCACTGACCCAGCCATCCATCCACAGATTCATCCCCTACCCTCCCACCCActtattcatccatctatccaaccATCCAGCCATCCagttgtccatccatccatccggccagccagccagccatctagccatccatccatccatccatccatccatccatccattcatccagccagccatccagctgtccatccacccatcctcacatccatccatccatccatccatccatccatccatccatccacacatccatccatccattcactcatccatctatccatccaaccttccatccatccatccatccattcatccagccagccagccagctgtccatccacccatcctcacatccatccatccatccacccatccatccatccatccatccacccatccatctatccatccaacctTCCATCCATACATTCATCCACTTACCCATACACGTATCTATCCACCTATCCAGCTGTGCATCTGCACATTAAACTAcccttcattaatttattcattcatcctaTCCATCCACATGCGAATCCATCATCTAGCCAACTATATATTTATCCAATTATTCCACTATCCATCAAATAATTAATGAGTACCTATGTGTATATTAGTTTTTATGCTGGACTCACCTATTGGCATCTCATCCATGGATGTCCTAGCACTGAGACTGGCCCCGTGGGACACCAATAGCTCTGCCATCTGcatctgaaacaggaagaagcccACGTTCCCCTTCGGCTCAAAAAGCCTGGGAGGTAGTAAGAGCGCCCAATGTTTCTCAGGATATGACATAAAGAATGATGGGGCAGAGCGGGTTCCCAGGGAAGGCTCTGCCCCCTGGAGCCAGGAATCCTGTCCACACAATGGGCTTGACACCTCCTCCAGCATGCCTGGGCCATGCCAAGGGACAGAAGAAGAAGGAGTCAGCTGTAAATCTAGAGCTGTCAGGAATCCAAGGAGGGACGGCAACAGCTGTAATCAGAGTTTTGTATCTgggaaacaaaaggagaaactACTCAAATCAAAAATGTGAGGAATTTTCTAATTTGGCAAATGTGATCATCATCTTCTTAGGACACAACCTGTCAAATGGTTTTGCAAACTCTCAAGGTCCTTTCCTATCCCACAAACTAGCTGTGGTCAACCCCTTCGGTGGGTCTTGTGAACCCTCTGCCAGCCCAAAGGACAGCGGGCTGGTCCTGCgtgccctccctcccagcccgACGGCGGAGAGTTACCTGTCCCCAGAAGGCGGCCGCGTGCAGGGGCTCCCAGCCATCCCAGTCCTTCACGTCCACACGCACTCCATGGTCCAGGAGGAGCTCGGCTGCCCGCAGGTACCCGTTGGCTCCAGCTATGTGCagctgaaggagagaaggaacGTGAGCATTCCCTACGGGCACCAGTCCCACTTCTTCCCAAATCCCAGCTCATTCCGGGGGGCAGTGAATGGAAGAGAATGAGTCGGAAATCCAGCCACATTACAAAGCATTCTTAAGGCCACTCTCCATCCTGTGGTGGGTCTGAGAGCCCCTGTGGTTAAGGCAACAGCACTTACTGAGTCCCTACCACGTGCTGAGCTCTGAGGAAGGGGTTTCAGAGGCCCAACATGGTGGTTTTAAAACGtctacaaattctttgacacACCTCCCTTGAGAGATGAAGTTTCATTCCTCTCCCCTTGAATGTGGGCCAGAACAAGTGACCCGCTTCTAACAAACAAGACATTGTGAGGTGGTGGTGTGTGATTTGAGGTGAGGTCATACGAGGCATTGCTGGTTCTACCTTAGGCTCTCTTGGATCAATCACTCCAGGAATCAGCCATCATGTAGTGCAGACCCTTAAGCAGCCACAAGGAGAGGTTGTAAGGAGGTGAAAAACTGAGGCCTCCGGCCAACAGCCAGCACTAACTTCTTAGCCATGTGAGTGcgccatcttggaagtggatcttccagccccagtcaagccttcagatggcCGCAACCTCATGAGAGGCCCCAACCAGAGCTACCCAGCTAAGCTGTTCCCAATTCCCTACCCACAGAAACCATGTgagataacaaatatttactgttgtTCTAAGATGCTAAGTGTTGGGGTCACTTGTCACACAACAATAGGTAACCAACACATCCAACAAGGGAAAGCTTCATGTTGAGGCCACAACTCTTCTACCCAGCACCATTCAAGGCCTCTGGGGATGGATGCCGCCTTGCAGACCACAAATATCCCATCTGCTTGACCTccagaaaatatataaagtgcttagcgcATGACAAACAATAAGTGATTGTCTTGGAGGGCCATGAGTGATGGTAAGGTGCAccctgggaagaaaggaaggagtaagGAGATGAGGCAAAGAGAAACCAACTGCCCAGCCAAGGTGGGAGATAGAGCTGAGATCCCAAGGATGCCAGAGCTCTGGCGGGGCTGAGGTCTGCAGCCACAGAGCTCCGGTCAGTGGGACAGAGAAGGCATGACCCCAGGAAGTGGCCCTTCAGAACACAGCCCTGATGGTCAGACGCTGCCCCATCCCGGGGTAAGGTTGCTATGAGGTTCCGGCAAATAgaggttttcctttatttttttaattttcagaataaacCCGGGGTGTGATCCGGTACAGGCATACATGAAAATTAGAACAATCATCTGATTTACAAACGCATAGTTTGCCAGTTGTGGAGAAGGACACCGAGCAGGCCAGCCAGACATTACAAACTGTGGGGCCTCATACTTGGCTGGGAAGAAAATGGCACGACTGGGAGAGTGATATTGCTAGAATAGCCataacactggggcgcctgggcggcttggctggttaggtgtctgactcttgctctcagctcaggtcatgatctcacagttcgtgggttcgagccccacatcaggctccacgctgacagcgtgggcctgctttggattctctctccctctctcccccgtcCCCTgagctcgctcactctctctctctctgtcacagacacacacgtgcgcacacacacacacataaataaactcaaaaagatgTTAATCCACTGAGAGTTTATAGACTCTGTGCTAAGCACCTATATGCAGAATCTCACTTATTCCTCCCAACAACCTGGTGAGGAAGGTGCTGTTCGTATCCCCGCTTTACTGGGATGACCTGAGACCCAGTAGGGGCCTGGCCCATGTGGTCTGGGCCACCCTGAGGCCAGCCCTCAGCCCAAGAGAAGACCCATGTGTCTAAAGGGCCCAGCCACACACCCAAAGGAGCTCCAGCCAGGGTGGGCCATGCCCTGGGACAGCTTAGCTTTGATTTCATACTGCCGTGTTCGGTCTCACTACCTAACTCTATCTTTTAGCGCTGGGCTGAGCAGGGACCCAGTGAACAGGAAAAGGCATAAGGCAGAGGGTGGGGCTCAGGAACCCGGTGGGGGAAGCCCAGTAACCACACCTGGGCCACCGGGTCAGGCCTGAGAGGCACTGAGGGGTCTTGCTGGTGAACCACAGCTGGTCAGCTCAAGATTCTGAGACTCCTGAGTGCTTACGACCAGCACGGACCCCAAGCCCAGGCCAGGGTCCAGCCATCAGCAGGggttgtggcgggggggggggggggggggggggggcggcatcCGGGCTTCCCAGGCCCTGCTCTTGTTTTCAGTTTAGAGCCTCAGAAGCAGGCCCTCCCCAGTACTAGGCTGCATCGTCCTATGAAAGCCTATGGAGAGAGGTCAAGGTTTCTAATCGCTGACACTCGAGCCAAAAGGATGAATGGAGCCAATCAGGCAGATCTGAGAGAGCAGGTTCACTGTTCTAGCTCTCCAAAGTCTAGTAAAGCATGTGGCACGGAGGTCTGTGTCGActggatggatgaatgatggCACCAGCCacccctggaggaggaggaaatcatGAGCTCAGGATGGACACCTAGAGCTCGCAGTAGAGGAGGAACTTAGACACAGAACAGGCGGACAGCAGGgctcctgactcccagccccaGCTGAAAGTGGCCAGATTCTCAAAGGGGGTGAGCCCCCCCGCTCTGCTGACTCTCCATATTCCAGAGCCAACTCTGGCCCCAAAGCCGTCTGGAGGAGGTGCAAGGCCCCAACTGTATAAGCTTAACCTCCACCAGGTGCTGGCCCACTTCGGCCACAGCTGGTCTTGGTTCCGGTGCTgacgcccctccccaccccagcccaaaCCCGCCGGGCCCATATGCTCACCAGTGTGGCACCCTGGGCATCTATCCAGTCAAGGTCCTGGCCCGCTGCAATCATACAGTGGATGTCCGCAATCATCTGCTGCTCAGGGGCTGCCCGCATCTCGTTGATTTTCTCTTGGGTGATgcctgcatggggtgggggggggggcactgagtCAGCACCCCAGGCCTAGGCCCTGAGCGGGGAGGGGTGGCGGGGCAGAAGGGCGAGGCATGGCTCCTGCTCCCCGAGGTCTGGCGGGCAAGGGAGAAGACAGACATGCCCATGGGTCATTGTCTCCCAGGCCCAGTGAACACGCACACCGTGCACTGGCCCAAAGATCAAGGGCCATGCGTGCCTGGAGCCCAGGAGACACTTAAATAGGATTGGTTACTGCTACATATTCCGTCTCTCTACACCAGACATCCCTACCATCCACCTGCCTGCCTGCAACCGCTCAGTCGGCTGGCCCTGTCTTATCCTGCAGGTCTGGCCGGGATCACCTCCCTTGCTGACGCCCCCCCTGCCTCGACCACCTGTCTGACCAGGGTCTCTCTGTTAGTTCCCTTCATCTCTCCCATGGCTGTGTCTGTAGCACGAGGGCTCAATGCTTAATGAATTTCTGTTACGGGCATGAATGAATTAGCGAACATGTAACTTCTGAATGGCAAGTTGAATAAACTGGAGTGGAAGGACCCGGACAAACATTCGATAGCCTGACTCTCCGACTAAAAGTCTAAGCGTAACTGACAGTTACTTCATGGTGTTTAAAAAGGCGAAAGTGATGTGTTCTACAGAAATGTCCCTCAAATCAAACATTCTTGGGCAGAACTGAGGGGAGGTCTATACACTCGAAAGGGGGGGAGAAAATTACACGTTTATTATCACCAACCATGAAATGAAATACAGTTATTTCCTTCCACCGGGGACGTGGGGAAAATCCACAGAATTAGCAGGTGCCCGTGACCGTCACCAACAGAAAACTGCAGGTATTTTCTTACTGTTTCGTGAATTAACGAAGTTTCTACGTAACacgtttaaaaatgttttggtagCCATGTTTTAACATGACTGATCTCCGCTATGATGCTGGGAATTTGAGAACCGCATTTAAAAGCACTATTCCTGAAGAGGTGCCCCTGGATTCACCAGACTGGTACAAAAGTGAAGGACCCCTGCAGCAGAGGAATAGGGAGAGCCCGGGCCAGCGACCACATCGGTGGCTACTGCCCCAACCCGGAAGGAGACTCAACGGCAGGGTCCCGGCCGGACCTCAGACTGCAGTCAAGGGTCTGGATTTGAGACTTCTTTGCAAGGAGGCCTTCAGAAATATGCGTgcggggtggtgggggcaggcaggTCTCTGATTGCCACATTTGTTTCCTCTCTGCAGCTCATTTGTGAGCTGAGAACAgcccacatcttgtttatcccgGCCCCTGGCAGCCAgcgtggtgcctggcacagagcgggCACCCGCGAATGTTCTTGACTCTCGATTATGTTTCCAAAGGGGAATATATCTTTATTGTGAGtgtttattgaattgaattgtcACAGCTGACGAAGAGGAGACGAGGCCAGCTGAGGCCGCCCGCGCGTGTGGGTGACGTGATGAGAACAGTGCCTCCCTCCTGCACAGCACGTTTTCCAGGGGCCTTTTGTGGCCTCGTCCTGTTAGTCACCCGGATAACAACCACGACGAGGACCCATCCTACTTCCTGAGCGGGGAGCATGAGGTGGGCCTGCAGCCAGCTAACGCGTTCACCTGTGCCCATCCCTGGTACCCCGCCCTTACCCTGGTACGCCATGCACGTCTCGATGACATCCAGGGTGGGCTCATCCTCACAGAGGTCGTAGGGCATGTTTCCATCTGAGTTGACGGCGAGCAAGTCGGCCCCACTGCAGAAAAAGAGTGAGCGTGAGGGCCGGGGAGGGGTGGCTAGGGTTGGTCTGGCTGCctcgcccccgccgcccccagcctctcccccgcAACCCCACTGGGCACCCCAGCACCCACTGCCCCTCCGCCTCGCTGGGGCACCCCAGCCAGGACGGCAGCTTCAGGATCCCCGGGGGCCTCTGACGGGAGCTCCCAGGAAAGCTGTCCCAAGCAGACCACCCCCAGCTTGCTGCTCTGTTGGGCCAGCAGACAGGCGCTTGAGGACAGATGTCAAAGTCTTCCTTGGTGACGATAGTACAAATAACACTAACGGCACAAATTATCACACATCTGCTTAGAGCCAGGCTTGATCTAAGCCCTATACACACATCGTCTGAGTGAACCTTCGTGCTAGTCCTTTTGAGTTGTTATTGCGGACCCATCTCACTCAAGGGGAAAcagtcacttgtccaaggtcacccagcaagcATGCGGGAGGGTCAAGGTTCAAACCCCGGCTCTATTTCAGTCCTTGTCCACCGGCTCCCCCTGACCTTCTCCCAAGTCCTGGCCCAAAAGGCTGACAGGACAGGGGCAGGACAGAGCCCTGGGGCTCTCTGGCAGAATCTGGTTTTTGGCCCAGTGGTTCCCACACACGATCTTGAGATGCCCTGCAGAATTACCCGGGGAATCACCGAAATACATTGCAGCTTCCTGGGCTCCGCTCCAGACCTCCTGAAACACAGTCTCTGGGGGTGCAGCTTTGGATTATGTATTCTGAACCCACGCCCCACATGATTCTGGTACAGATCAGCGCTGGGGACCCACTGTACTCGGCTGGCACTCCCTTTTCCTCTGGGCACCATCACTGATCAGGCTGTGGCCACTCGATGTTCCCCGCGGCTCAGTCAGATGTGCGATAATTTAAAATTGAATGTTGTCTTTTCTGTGTGTCTACAGAACCTGAGCAGACTGGAAAGCCTTCTAGGGCAGGAAAGAACCCTCAGAACAGCATATATAGAAATGGCCATATTCCTAGGAAAAACACTGCCACGTGGTGCCCCTCAAAGCAGGTTCTGTCCTGAAGAAAAGCATGTAAATAACATTTGAGAGGCAGGGCCAAGGAAgcaagtatgtttttttttgttgttgttttttttttttaatagcaaaagaaaccaaaaatggCAACGAAACCCAAAGAGAGTAGAGGAGATGAATGTAAACTCATGgacccacagagacagaaaaaaaagagatttaaaaaaagagaatgctaCCCTGATACAAAGCCAGACCAAGACCCTCCAGGAAATGGAAACTACAGACCCATATCCCTtgtgaacacggatgcaaaaatccttaacaaaatactagcaaccCCCactcagcagcatattaaaaggattcaCACCAAGACTGATCGGGATTATTCCTGCAATGCAAGAAAGGTGAGTTTTTATGTCGTGTGctaatattttggggggaaaccACAGGGAGGGACAGATTGAAAAGAGACaagagcaggtgggggagaggggaaagtgggtgacgggcagggaggagggcacttgttgggatgagcactgggtgttgtatggaaacccatttgacaataaattatattaaaaagagagagagagagacaagagtgggaaaggaacacagaggtggagggaggaagggaactgggagccagaggaagagagagagaaacagagacagaggtgaAGGGAGGGCAtggggagaaagacagacacacgAGGCAccacaagagacagagaaaatgtcaccgcaggaggaaaaggagagacagagaggggagcgggggggggaaggggtggaaggcagaaacaaaacaaatagaaaaccacCAAAGGCAGAGGGGAGGCTGTCCCTGGGGAAGAGAGGGTCACGTACTACTGAACGAGGATTTTCACCAGGTTGATGTGACCGCAGGTGGCCGCGGCATGCAGGGGCGTCCACAGCTCGTTGTCCTTGGCATTCACGTTGGCACCATGGGAAAGGAGCAGCTTGACAATTTCCTCGAAGTTGTCGATGCAGCActgtggggggtgaggggggacacAGGGTCAGCTTCAGCGGGGCCCCGGCCCTTGCGGGGTTCCCCTCGAGAGGCCACAAGAAGGACAGTGCAGCCAAACTGTCTGCATTTAAATCAAGTTGCATTACTCACAcactgtgtgacattgggcaagccacatagcctctctgagcctcggtttccccacgaGAAAGTTAATAACattcaagataaaaatataagtgaaatataaaaaatccaaggggcagagagaaaatactTTGTGAGTGGTGGAAACGAAACAAAATTTTGAATGAGGCTTCaaaatcttgttcttttttggggcgcctgggtggcgcagtcggttgagcgtccaacttcagccaggtcacgatctcgcggtccgtgagtttgaaccccgcgtcaggctctggactgatggctcagagcctggagcctgcttccgattctgtgtctccctctctctctgcccctcccccgttcatgctctgtctctctctgtcccaaaaataaataaacgttgaaaaaaatttaaaaaaaaaaaatcttgttcttttttaagccCCAAGTAAccaagcctcccccccccccccaccgccgcaaAGAACCCTCCTCCACATCAGGGCTCTGGGGACCCTGACAGAGTCCCTGAAAGGACACAGCCAGGTTTATGCTCTGGCCTGTCCACATTTAGGTCAGCCCTGGGGACAGGGAAGGCTCAGGAACCCGTAGCCCCCCAGGGAGACAAAGACCTCTGACAGCCACCGGAGCCCCCAAACTCCAGGGACAGAGAGTGAACGATTCCAAGGGGACAGGGGGGCCTCAAGCCAGGGCCCTGAGAGGACAGAGGCGAGGatagaggaggaagaagacagggagtCACTCTATAGACCGGGATGGAGAAGCCAGCCCGGGACAAAGCAGGCATCTGTGCTCAGTGCTGCCCCATCCAGGGAAGGGCTTGGTCCCCGTGCAATGGGAGACGTGGCAGAGTTATACTCAGAGGAGCAACATAATcagacttgtttttaaaaaaaaaaaaaacccttcctcTGGGTGCATGTGGAGAACAGACTGCATGTGAACACTTTTtgaggagaggggacagggagaagcTATGGCAAAATCATCCAGTTAAGAGACGACGGTGGCTGGGCCGACAGGACTATCTGTGGACATGGGGAGAAGTGACTGGATGCCAGCAGAAGGATCAGGGGCACTTTTGGGAGCCCATGGCCCTACGTGGCGATGGGGCTGGGGATAGGGTGGTCTCAtggccccccaccccatccccggcAGAGCCAGGGTTCAGTGCCAGGAGGACGTGTGGGAAAAGAGCAACCGTTTGTGCGGATAATGCCAGAGATCTCTTTCCAGCCTGTCTAGAGTTGGCTGGGTCTGAGGGCATCTCTCCAGACAAGTGGGGCAGAGGTGTGACCCCAGAGGGGTGTGCCTCAGGTGGTGGAGAGAACCATGCAGTGGCACAGCACGGCCAGCAGAGGGAGCCAAAGGCACtggagggaggcagtggggacCTACAAGGGGCCCCTGTCACTGGGAGCTGGGTCTGGGGAGTTCCTGTCCACAGCAGGAGCAGGTCAGCCCCTGGTGTCAGGAGACAGCCGGGCCAGAGAACCCACCCTTAGGGCTACAGAAAACGTGAGGACGGGGTAGCGGAGGAGCTCAGGTTGAAAGGGGAGGGGACTGCGCACCCAGAATTGCAGCCTTACGAGAGGGATGCCCAGGGACTGGACCAGCCTGCACCTCCGAGGCTCGGCCAGAGGAAGGGCTGGGTTTGGGGTGCACGCTGGGGCGGTAGGTGGTGGGGTGGGCAGGCCTCCTCCCCTACATTCCCCAAGGTGGGAAATGGCACCTGCGGTTGGATGACTCCTCCCGCCCCCTCACTGCCCACATCCAATCTCTCATGGGGTGTGGATGCCACCTTCTAAATcactgcccccagccccactgccctGATGCGGCTTCAtcatctctccctgcctccccgtcGCCCCCCTTCCCACACCCTCAACCCACAGAGCTCCTCCTCGTCAATCCATGAGTCCCAGTTTACAAGCCCCGAAGGTTCCCTGTTGCCAAGGGGAGGAGAGCCACACGCCTTTACCAGGCGTGCGAAGGCGCTTCCAGCCTGTGTTGGATGCAGCCGCAGTGACACAGCAATGACAGCCGGGCAGTGGCAATAACAGCCTGTCACGTTATCAAATAACCCTGGCTGGTGCTTTCTGAGGTGCCGCTAGGGCCACCTCGCTAACTTTGGGCCACAGACGACCTCATTCAATCCTCAGAGCAATATTCCGAGTGCCGCACAGCCCCGCGAGGCTAGCGCCCTTACAGTGCAGATGCACAGGACATCCCATCACCCTAGAAAATTCTACTAGACAGTGCcggccctgagcctcagtttcctgggcTATAAAATGGGAACCATAATATTTCAAAGGACTGTTGAGAGGATCAACTACACTTCACATAAGTGGCTCTGCACAGAAGCGAACGAGGTGACAAATTGCACTAACGATAATGCCGCCTAATATTTATGCAGCGTCAGGAGACGCTTGAAGGGCTGTCATGCGTATTCGTTTAATCCTCGCAACGGCCCAGTGAGGTGGGCACTTAc
Encoded proteins:
- the PPP1R16B gene encoding protein phosphatase 1 regulatory inhibitor subunit 16B isoform X1, with the translated sequence MALDFRCSVEGPAPPGCRDPSASSQDGGRSGVSVPTHFPGAQAPPRGRSQGAARRLAAGLSQLLSPHGQLRLGDRLTEPGPEPLGAGLGRAVRYFLKNKVSPDLCNEDGLTALHQCCIDNFEEIVKLLLSHGANVNAKDNELWTPLHAAATCGHINLVKILVQYGADLLAVNSDGNMPYDLCEDEPTLDVIETCMAYQGITQEKINEMRAAPEQQMIADIHCMIAAGQDLDWIDAQGATLLHIAGANGYLRAAELLLDHGVRVDVKDWDGWEPLHAAAFWGQMQMAELLVSHGASLSARTSMDEMPIDLCEEEEFKVLLLELKHKHDVIMKSQLRHKSSLSRRTSSAGSRGKVVRRASLSDRTNLYRKEYEGEAILWQQRSAAEDQRTSAYNGDIRETRTDQENKDPNPRLEKPVLLSEFSTKIPRSEMDGPVENGLRAPVSTYQYALSNGDVWKVHEVPDYNMAYGSPGVADATSPWSGYKEQSPQTLLELKRQRAAAKLLSHPFLSTHLGSSMGRTGESSSEGKAPLIGGRTSPYSSNGTSVYYTVTSGDPPLLKFKAPMEEMEEKVHGCCRIS
- the PPP1R16B gene encoding protein phosphatase 1 regulatory inhibitor subunit 16B isoform X2, translated to MASHVDLLTELQLLEKVPTLERLRAAQKRRAQQLKKWAQYEQDLQHRKRKHERKRSTGGRRKKVSFEASVALLEASLRNDAEEVRYFLKNKVSPDLCNEDGLTALHQCCIDNFEEIVKLLLSHGANVNAKDNELWTPLHAAATCGHINLVKILVQYGADLLAVNSDGNMPYDLCEDEPTLDVIETCMAYQGITQEKINEMRAAPEQQMIADIHCMIAAGQDLDWIDAQGATLLHIAGANGYLRAAELLLDHGVRVDVKDWDGWEPLHAAAFWGQMQMAELLVSHGASLSARTSMDEMPIDLCEEEEFKVLLLELKHKHDVIMKSQLRHKSSLSRRTSSAGSRGKVVRRASLSDRTNLYRKEYEGEAILWQQRSAAEDQRTSAYNGDIRETRTDQENKDPNPRLEKPVLLSEFSTKIPRSEMDGPVENGLRAPVSTYQYALSNGDVWKVHEVPDYNMAYGSPGVADATSPWSGYKEQSPQTLLELKRQRAAAKLLSHPFLSTHLGSSMGRTGESSSEGKAPLIGGRTSPYSSNGTSVYYTVTSGDPPLLKFKAPMEEMEEKVHGCCRIS
- the PPP1R16B gene encoding protein phosphatase 1 regulatory inhibitor subunit 16B isoform X3 → MKEDGSAQTWGHRKSSVRRHCGLRYFLKNKVSPDLCNEDGLTALHQCCIDNFEEIVKLLLSHGANVNAKDNELWTPLHAAATCGHINLVKILVQYGADLLAVNSDGNMPYDLCEDEPTLDVIETCMAYQGITQEKINEMRAAPEQQMIADIHCMIAAGQDLDWIDAQGATLLHIAGANGYLRAAELLLDHGVRVDVKDWDGWEPLHAAAFWGQMQMAELLVSHGASLSARTSMDEMPIDLCEEEEFKVLLLELKHKHDVIMKSQLRHKSSLSRRTSSAGSRGKVVRRASLSDRTNLYRKEYEGEAILWQQRSAAEDQRTSAYNGDIRETRTDQENKDPNPRLEKPVLLSEFSTKIPRSEMDGPVENGLRAPVSTYQYALSNGDVWKVHEVPDYNMAYGSPGVADATSPWSGYKEQSPQTLLELKRQRAAAKLLSHPFLSTHLGSSMGRTGESSSEGKAPLIGGRTSPYSSNGTSVYYTVTSGDPPLLKFKAPMEEMEEKVHGCCRIS
- the PPP1R16B gene encoding protein phosphatase 1 regulatory inhibitor subunit 16B isoform X4 — its product is MRDHCGRCLEFKEWDWRVRYFLKNKVSPDLCNEDGLTALHQCCIDNFEEIVKLLLSHGANVNAKDNELWTPLHAAATCGHINLVKILVQYGADLLAVNSDGNMPYDLCEDEPTLDVIETCMAYQGITQEKINEMRAAPEQQMIADIHCMIAAGQDLDWIDAQGATLLHIAGANGYLRAAELLLDHGVRVDVKDWDGWEPLHAAAFWGQMQMAELLVSHGASLSARTSMDEMPIDLCEEEEFKVLLLELKHKHDVIMKSQLRHKSSLSRRTSSAGSRGKVVRRASLSDRTNLYRKEYEGEAILWQQRSAAEDQRTSAYNGDIRETRTDQENKDPNPRLEKPVLLSEFSTKIPRSEMDGPVENGLRAPVSTYQYALSNGDVWKVHEVPDYNMAYGSPGVADATSPWSGYKEQSPQTLLELKRQRAAAKLLSHPFLSTHLGSSMGRTGESSSEGKAPLIGGRTSPYSSNGTSVYYTVTSGDPPLLKFKAPMEEMEEKVHGCCRIS